Proteins encoded by one window of Nitrincola iocasae:
- the recD gene encoding exodeoxyribonuclease V subunit alpha — MKADSEASLNWLNLLHQQGKLRALDLALSRYIAEAAPESDPCVLLAIALTSERNGHGDVCLDLIGALTHLELAAGPDAPALASILQMLQSVSPESWWARLSQSAAIQRLASDGQSDQPEKATAPLVLSGSSERPILYLRRYWNYEQQVRTALMQRIDHCYDLPEAPMAALLNSLFPPSAETAQPDWQKIACALSARRGFAVITGGPGTGKTTTVVRLLALLQALALQQAQPVLRIALAAPTGKAAARLNASIAAQVANLPLAALSKTPEQLEAAIPTEVTTLHRLLGPIPDSRRFRHHRSQQLPVDLVVVDEASMVDLEMLAALVDALKPGARLILLGDKDQLASVEAGAILGDLCQQASLGRYQDETAQWLAGVTGYSLDARYLSETGRPLDQVITMLRQSHRFSEQGGIGALARLVNDGQLYDQPVEDRLQALDQLFTEQQDQIDRLSVSHASDASLAQLIIKGYQTYLQQLQQSRPALAAGLAAHDLWAAQVLETHTGFQLLCAVREGPWGVEQLNQWITRTLAGAGLLEGSDALWYEGRPVLITRNDYSLRLMNGDIGIALMRPVENSDGSITSALRVVFPAVDGSVRWVMPSRLQALESVFAMTVHKSQGSEFSHTALVLPDQPNPVLTQELIYTGITRSRERFTLIHSRDSVLRHALEKRVTRLSGLHL, encoded by the coding sequence ATGAAAGCGGATAGCGAAGCGTCATTGAACTGGCTGAATCTGTTACATCAGCAAGGAAAGCTCCGTGCACTGGATCTGGCATTGAGTCGTTATATAGCCGAGGCCGCGCCTGAGTCAGATCCCTGTGTGTTGCTGGCGATTGCCCTGACCAGCGAGCGCAACGGTCATGGTGATGTATGTCTGGATCTGATCGGTGCCCTGACCCATCTGGAGTTAGCCGCTGGACCCGATGCGCCGGCATTGGCCAGTATCCTGCAGATGCTTCAGTCGGTGAGTCCGGAGAGTTGGTGGGCGCGTTTGAGTCAGTCTGCGGCAATTCAGCGGCTTGCATCGGATGGACAGAGTGACCAGCCGGAAAAAGCCACGGCGCCCCTGGTGTTATCCGGATCATCGGAGCGCCCGATACTCTACCTGCGCCGTTACTGGAACTATGAACAACAGGTTCGCACTGCGCTGATGCAGCGCATCGATCACTGTTATGACTTACCGGAAGCGCCGATGGCGGCCTTGTTGAACAGCTTGTTTCCACCATCGGCTGAAACAGCGCAGCCGGATTGGCAGAAAATTGCCTGTGCCTTGTCAGCACGGCGTGGCTTTGCCGTGATTACCGGTGGTCCCGGAACCGGGAAAACCACTACGGTGGTCAGGCTACTGGCGCTGTTGCAGGCCCTGGCGCTTCAGCAGGCGCAACCCGTATTGCGCATAGCCCTGGCTGCACCGACGGGTAAGGCCGCGGCACGCCTGAATGCGTCGATAGCGGCTCAGGTAGCTAATTTGCCCTTGGCTGCTTTGAGTAAAACACCCGAGCAGCTGGAAGCCGCGATTCCGACTGAAGTGACCACACTGCACCGGCTGTTAGGGCCGATACCGGACAGCCGTCGCTTTCGTCATCACCGCAGCCAGCAGTTGCCGGTCGATCTGGTGGTGGTTGATGAAGCCTCCATGGTTGATCTGGAGATGCTGGCCGCGCTGGTCGATGCCCTCAAACCCGGCGCACGTTTGATTCTGCTGGGAGACAAGGACCAGTTGGCCTCGGTTGAAGCCGGTGCCATCCTCGGTGATTTGTGTCAGCAGGCATCACTGGGCCGCTATCAGGATGAAACCGCGCAATGGTTGGCAGGCGTCACCGGGTATTCACTCGATGCGCGCTATCTTAGTGAGACCGGGCGACCACTGGATCAGGTGATTACCATGTTGCGCCAGAGCCATCGCTTCAGTGAACAGGGCGGCATAGGCGCCCTGGCACGTCTGGTCAATGATGGACAGCTCTATGACCAGCCAGTTGAAGATCGTCTGCAGGCGTTGGATCAACTCTTTACCGAACAGCAGGATCAGATAGATAGACTCAGCGTCAGTCATGCCTCAGATGCATCCCTGGCTCAGTTGATTATTAAGGGCTATCAAACCTATCTGCAACAGCTTCAACAAAGTCGACCGGCTTTGGCGGCCGGGCTGGCAGCCCATGACCTTTGGGCTGCTCAGGTACTTGAAACTCATACTGGCTTTCAGTTGTTGTGCGCGGTGCGCGAAGGCCCCTGGGGTGTTGAGCAGTTGAATCAATGGATCACTCGCACGCTGGCCGGGGCCGGATTACTGGAAGGCAGTGATGCACTCTGGTACGAAGGGCGACCGGTGCTGATTACCCGCAACGATTACAGCTTGCGTCTGATGAACGGGGATATCGGCATTGCCTTAATGCGCCCTGTAGAAAATTCCGACGGTTCGATCACCTCCGCATTGCGGGTGGTTTTCCCCGCCGTCGATGGGAGCGTACGCTGGGTCATGCCAAGTCGTTTACAGGCGTTGGAAAGCGTGTTTGCCATGACCGTACACAAATCCCAGGGCTCCGAATTCAGCCACACCGCGCTGGTGTTACCGGACCAGCCCAACCCCGTACTCACCCAGGAGCTGATCTACACCGGCATCACTCGCTCTCGCGAACGCTTCACCCTGATCCACAGCCGCGATAGCGTACTCCGGCACGCCCTGGAAAAACGCGTAACCCGCCTCAGCGGCCTCCACCTCTAA
- the recB gene encoding exodeoxyribonuclease V subunit beta, which yields MSDSINRLDPLTFPLQGKALIEASAGTGKTFTLALLYLRLVIQHGGDQAFIRPLLPPEILVVTFTNAATAELRERIRARLVEAAGVFQGATTSDALLLALLQQLQDDQHPRAARQLTLAAQWMDESAISTIHAWCYRMLKEHAFDSGSAFDQQLETSEQAWQQQASEDYWRCAYSQLPVEQLALVVDCWASPDALLKQVKPCLDKLAYLANPSGSALQLIQRYRQQRTAQLDALKAEWRAQDYIGQLQQLFDQAAKQKAFQAKKLNSGHRSGVLNKLSDWLAQASLEDPGIFGGKSWRVMSSEGISDIWVDAQQAPVDHPACLALSQLKQVLADLPDLQPELLCHAAHWIAARIEKVKQQANSLSQNDLLLRLDKALASTQGEALAAAIRRQFPVALVDEFQDTDPVQYRIFRRIYQQSPDNMPVGFFMIGDPKQAIYAFRGADIHTYLQARQDSEGQHYTLDTNYRSSSALIDSVNEVFSLADQRAQGAFLFKTGERNPVPFLPVKAGKADLPGMMLDGEQAPALQGWLVEQTDDKLNKGDARERLAQLTAAKITELLIQGQQGNATLPLAEQGGWRAVQPADCAVLVNNLGEATRIRQALQQLGVASVYLSDRSSVFQTWIASELLQLLRAVSDPLNEKRIRTALASPLLRPDIASLERLNQDELYWESHSGQFITYHQIWQRQGILPLIYRLIKDFNIAQSAGQRPQGERELTDLLHLGELLHQAADTLDGEQALIRYLEESIQEPDEQSEAQQLRLETDEQLVRVVTIHKSKGLEYPLVFLPFISDSRQAKAQDTLLVTHNADQQVEVHLRANSENLAQADTERLAEDLRKLYVGLTRARFVNWIGLAETDSFAASALAYVLDANSGNLAEPLKQLKHLSLQVLSEESTEQPPEVWQPDSPEVELSARAAPRLSHEPWWIASYSALKHGTTQVSETAWQETLLETQDAETDATDRLDPLAALDLHGLPKGSQIGTFLHSLLEWAAALTWVDSQGVRQQGFAGVLEPTLQASCLDYLTQRCQQRQLQSWSEPLLQWLQQFIRQDWQFPQQSEPGAAPFNLAALSPQQFSVELEFWFASHQVSTLKLDQWVQQRTLAGQARPPLAANRLNGMLKGFIDLVVEHQGRYYVIDWKSNWLGVNDQAYSEDVMRQTLLAKRYDLQYLLYLLALHRQLRLRLPDYDYDRHIGGAAYVFLRGYRAASQGVFFDKPDRQVIEGLDRLFAGQTLTDEVLA from the coding sequence ATGAGTGACAGCATTAATCGTCTGGATCCCTTAACCTTTCCATTGCAGGGCAAGGCTTTGATCGAAGCCAGCGCAGGGACCGGCAAGACCTTTACCCTGGCACTGCTGTATCTGCGACTGGTAATTCAGCATGGCGGCGATCAGGCGTTTATACGACCACTGCTGCCACCGGAAATACTGGTGGTGACCTTTACCAATGCGGCGACAGCGGAGCTGCGTGAGCGTATTCGTGCAAGGCTGGTGGAAGCGGCGGGGGTATTTCAGGGAGCGACCACCAGCGATGCCCTGCTGCTGGCGTTGCTGCAACAACTGCAAGATGATCAACACCCGCGGGCAGCACGCCAATTAACGCTGGCGGCGCAGTGGATGGATGAGTCAGCCATCTCCACCATCCATGCATGGTGTTATCGCATGCTGAAAGAGCATGCCTTCGATAGCGGCAGTGCCTTTGATCAGCAACTGGAAACCAGCGAGCAAGCCTGGCAACAGCAGGCCAGTGAAGATTACTGGCGTTGTGCCTACAGTCAGTTGCCAGTGGAGCAGTTGGCCCTGGTGGTCGATTGTTGGGCATCACCCGATGCCCTGTTGAAACAGGTGAAGCCCTGTCTGGATAAGCTGGCGTATCTGGCCAATCCATCGGGGTCAGCCTTGCAGTTGATTCAGCGTTATCGGCAACAGCGCACGGCGCAACTGGATGCATTGAAGGCCGAGTGGCGGGCGCAGGATTATATCGGCCAGTTACAGCAATTGTTCGATCAGGCAGCTAAGCAGAAAGCCTTTCAGGCGAAAAAACTCAACAGTGGTCACCGTTCTGGCGTGTTGAACAAACTGAGCGACTGGCTGGCGCAGGCCTCACTGGAAGATCCGGGTATTTTCGGGGGTAAAAGCTGGCGCGTTATGTCATCCGAGGGGATCAGTGACATCTGGGTAGATGCGCAACAGGCCCCGGTTGATCACCCAGCCTGCCTGGCCTTGTCCCAGTTAAAGCAGGTGCTGGCCGATTTGCCGGATCTTCAGCCTGAGCTGCTATGTCATGCGGCGCACTGGATTGCTGCACGGATCGAGAAGGTTAAGCAACAGGCCAACAGTCTGAGCCAGAACGATCTGCTATTGCGTCTCGACAAGGCACTGGCTTCCACCCAGGGAGAGGCGCTGGCCGCGGCGATTCGCAGACAATTTCCAGTGGCCCTGGTCGATGAGTTTCAGGATACCGACCCGGTGCAGTACCGTATTTTCCGTCGAATTTATCAGCAAAGCCCTGATAACATGCCGGTCGGCTTCTTTATGATCGGTGATCCCAAGCAGGCGATCTATGCCTTTCGAGGCGCAGATATTCATACCTATCTGCAAGCACGTCAGGACAGTGAAGGGCAGCATTACACCCTCGATACCAACTACCGCTCCTCGTCTGCGTTGATCGATTCGGTCAATGAGGTGTTCAGTCTGGCCGATCAACGTGCCCAAGGCGCTTTCCTGTTCAAAACCGGGGAGCGTAATCCGGTACCCTTTTTGCCGGTGAAGGCCGGAAAGGCCGACTTGCCGGGAATGATGCTGGACGGGGAGCAAGCCCCTGCACTGCAAGGCTGGCTGGTTGAGCAAACAGATGACAAGCTCAATAAGGGTGATGCACGTGAGCGACTGGCACAACTGACTGCCGCCAAGATTACCGAGTTACTGATACAGGGGCAGCAGGGAAACGCCACGCTGCCCCTGGCAGAACAGGGTGGCTGGCGCGCGGTGCAACCAGCGGATTGCGCGGTGTTGGTGAATAATCTCGGTGAAGCCACGCGTATCCGGCAGGCGTTGCAGCAACTGGGGGTCGCCAGTGTCTATCTTTCGGACCGATCCAGTGTGTTTCAGACCTGGATTGCCAGCGAACTGTTACAACTGCTGCGTGCGGTGTCTGACCCCTTGAATGAGAAGCGCATTCGTACCGCGCTGGCCAGTCCGTTGTTACGCCCTGATATTGCCTCATTGGAGCGACTGAATCAGGATGAGTTGTACTGGGAAAGTCACTCAGGTCAATTTATAACCTACCACCAGATCTGGCAGCGTCAGGGTATTCTGCCGTTGATCTATCGCCTGATAAAGGATTTCAATATTGCCCAGAGTGCCGGTCAGCGGCCGCAGGGTGAGCGCGAGTTAACCGATCTGCTGCACCTGGGTGAACTGTTGCACCAGGCGGCCGATACGCTGGATGGTGAGCAGGCATTGATACGTTATCTGGAAGAGTCGATTCAGGAACCGGATGAACAGAGTGAAGCGCAGCAGTTGCGTCTGGAAACGGATGAGCAACTGGTGCGGGTAGTCACCATCCACAAATCCAAAGGTCTGGAATATCCCTTGGTGTTTTTGCCCTTTATCAGCGATAGCCGACAAGCCAAAGCACAGGATACCCTGCTGGTCACCCATAACGCCGATCAGCAGGTTGAAGTGCATCTGCGTGCTAATTCTGAAAACCTGGCGCAGGCTGATACTGAGCGTCTGGCAGAGGATTTACGCAAGCTCTATGTAGGCTTGACGCGGGCACGTTTTGTCAACTGGATAGGCCTGGCTGAAACCGATAGCTTTGCCGCATCTGCGCTGGCCTATGTGCTGGACGCCAACTCAGGCAATCTGGCTGAACCGTTAAAACAACTGAAACATCTTAGTCTGCAGGTCCTGTCAGAAGAGTCGACAGAACAGCCGCCGGAGGTCTGGCAACCGGACAGCCCTGAAGTGGAACTAAGCGCCAGAGCAGCACCGCGACTCAGCCATGAGCCCTGGTGGATTGCCAGTTATTCTGCATTGAAACATGGCACCACGCAGGTCAGTGAAACCGCCTGGCAGGAAACGCTGCTGGAAACCCAGGATGCAGAGACCGACGCGACAGACCGGCTCGATCCCTTGGCAGCACTGGATCTGCACGGCTTACCTAAAGGCAGTCAGATAGGTACGTTCTTGCACAGTCTGCTGGAGTGGGCTGCGGCGCTGACTTGGGTCGACAGTCAGGGCGTACGCCAGCAAGGGTTTGCGGGCGTGTTGGAGCCGACATTACAGGCAAGCTGTTTGGACTATCTGACCCAGCGCTGTCAGCAGCGCCAACTGCAATCCTGGAGCGAGCCGCTGCTGCAGTGGTTACAGCAGTTCATCCGTCAGGACTGGCAGTTTCCACAGCAGTCGGAGCCGGGAGCGGCGCCATTCAACCTGGCTGCTCTGTCGCCCCAGCAGTTCAGTGTCGAGCTGGAGTTCTGGTTTGCCAGCCATCAGGTAAGTACCTTGAAACTGGATCAATGGGTGCAGCAGCGCACGCTGGCAGGGCAGGCGCGACCGCCACTGGCCGCCAATCGTTTAAATGGCATGCTCAAAGGTTTTATTGATCTGGTGGTTGAACACCAGGGGCGTTACTATGTAATAGACTGGAAATCCAATTGGTTAGGCGTGAATGATCAAGCTTATTCTGAAGATGTAATGCGTCAGACTCTACTGGCAAAACGCTATGATCTGCAATACCTCCTGTACCTGCTAGCACTGCATCGGCAGTTGCGCTTGCGCTTGCCGGATTATGATTATGACCGGCATATCGGGGGGGCTGCCTATGTGTTTTTGCGCGGCTATCGTGCCGCCTCTCAGGGGGTGTTCTTTGACAAGCCGGATCGTCAGGTGATTGAGGGGCTGGATCGGTTGTTTGCCGGTCAGACATTGACGGATGAGGTGCTGGCATGA